In the Mytilus trossulus isolate FHL-02 chromosome 1, PNRI_Mtr1.1.1.hap1, whole genome shotgun sequence genome, one interval contains:
- the LOC134721673 gene encoding 2'-5'-oligoadenylate synthase 1A-like: protein MCIGRYKTKVEFVYNKGNETVTYCFLNSTRTMDFKGIESYDSLACFIDEVVTPDTKYLKQCKKTIDEVAEVLKSSQFKYSVMRTIKGGSIGKGTAVRDLSDVDLIFPIYDITTVETLKQKMSGIKDAIHSLLSSKFRIKDSTTTTWAYNTHILIDGDWQEVDIMPILNITQDPSNLTNEEIKSIHTKMRKEAGSTERGYYNRCLRPLQTEFIGKHPEKIKRVIRLIKYWIKTNNHTIIKSIAVELLVIGAWEDLGKPHPGIPEEAIAKLVFDKLKNFGDIKLSWTDYYQPADYSVPSKPYILDPVDPYNNVISEITNHYHRGPNVPKADIAVMKQVDRLQRDAERAFNSCK from the exons AACCATGGACTTTAAAGGTATTGAATCATATGACTCGCTTGCTTGTTTTATCGACGAGGTTGTAACTCCGGATACCAAGTATcttaaacaatgcaaaaagacTATTGATGAAGTAGCTGAGGTCTTGAAGTCTAGTCAGTTTAAGTATAGTGTGATGCGTACTATAAAG GGAGGATCCATCGGGAAAGGGACTGCAGTTCGTGATCTATCAGATGTAGATCTTATATTTCCGATATACGACATCACCACTGTAGAAACTCTTAAACAGAAAATGAGCGGAATCAAGGATGCAATTCACAGTCTTCTTAG TTCCAAATTCAGGATTAAAGACTCAACAACCACGACATGGGCTTATAACACTCATATTTTAATTGACGGGGATTGGCAAGAGGTTGACATAATGCCAATTCTCAATATAACACAGGATC CCAGCAACTTAACGAATGAGGAAATAAAATCGATACACACCAAAATGAGAAAAGAAGCTGGCAGTACGGAAAGAGGATATTACAACAGATGTTTGAGACCACTTCAAACAGAGTTTATTGGAAAGCATccagaaaaaattaaaagagtcATTAGGCTGATCAAGTACTGGATTAAAACGAATAAT cACACGATAATTAAGTCGATTGCAGTTGAACTGCTTGTGATTGGAGCATGGGAAGATCTCGGGAAACCGCACCCAGGTATACCGGAAGAAGCCATAGCAAAGTTGGTATTTGACAAACTAAAAAACTTTGGAGACATCAAATTATCATGGACGGATTATTATCAACCAGCAGATTATTCAGTGCC ATCAAAACCATACATACTCGACCCAGTGGACCCTTATAATAACGTGATTAGTGAGATAACAAATCATTATCATCGAGGTCCAAATGTTCCAAAAGCTGACATAGCAGTTATGAAGCAAGTTGACCGACTTCAACGTGATGCAGAACGGGCTTTTAACAGTTGCAAATAG